A genomic segment from Octopus sinensis linkage group LG4, ASM634580v1, whole genome shotgun sequence encodes:
- the LOC115210911 gene encoding uncharacterized protein LOC115210911, translated as MSRLFEDDIWIIVVRNSIDSPSDCDTVVSHLNLPAHVIGDYKEKYRGKNNFRKYLDKCLVDWKCRVSGNLKDQLYDILKASGCDYIIQKLEDEAKKLIQDDN; from the exons ATGTCAc GTCTGTTTGAAGACGACATATGGATTATTGTGGTGCGAAACTCAATAGATTCACCAAGTGATTGCGACACGGTTGTTTCTCATCTTAACCTTCCTGCCCATGTTATTGGTGACTATAAGGAAAAGTATCGTGGGAAAAATAATTTTCGAAAATATTTAGATAAGTGTCTGGTAGACTGGAAGTGTCGTGTATCTGGTAATTTAAAAGACCAATTATATGATATTTTAAAGGCCAGCGGCTGCGATTATATTATTCAAAAG TTGGAGGATGAAGCCAAAAAATTGATCCAAGATGACAATTGA